In Natronococcus occultus SP4, the following proteins share a genomic window:
- a CDS encoding protein sorting system archaetidylserine decarboxylase encodes MNVAPGGWKYALPPLLAAPFALLFSVGASLVALLAGVGTLAFFRDPDRNPPPAGVVAPADGTVSVLREEEGRVRLGIFMNVWHVHVVRAPFAGRVTDVEHVSGANRLAFSKESDRNERVHVAVETDSPQLPDPELAVDDEPASDPDRSQHSTAATVTLIAGAFARRIVPYVEPDGELERGQRLGHIAFGSRVDLLFPPGVGIEDVAVEPGDSTTAGETVVLEPEEETLLEAGFEDAERESDDDVAVGSA; translated from the coding sequence ATGAACGTCGCTCCGGGGGGCTGGAAGTACGCCCTGCCGCCGCTGCTGGCCGCGCCGTTTGCGTTGCTGTTCAGCGTCGGGGCCAGTCTCGTCGCCCTCCTCGCGGGGGTTGGAACGCTCGCGTTCTTCCGGGACCCGGACCGGAACCCGCCGCCGGCGGGCGTGGTCGCGCCCGCCGACGGCACCGTTTCGGTCCTCCGGGAGGAGGAGGGCCGCGTCCGGCTGGGAATTTTCATGAACGTCTGGCACGTCCACGTCGTCCGCGCTCCGTTCGCGGGCCGGGTGACCGACGTCGAACACGTCTCGGGCGCGAACCGACTCGCCTTCTCGAAGGAGTCAGACCGCAACGAACGGGTTCATGTCGCCGTCGAGACCGACTCGCCACAGCTCCCCGATCCCGAACTCGCCGTGGACGACGAGCCTGCTTCTGACCCCGATCGATCGCAGCACTCGACCGCGGCGACCGTTACCCTCATCGCGGGGGCGTTCGCCCGCCGGATCGTCCCCTACGTCGAACCCGACGGCGAGCTCGAGCGGGGACAGCGGCTCGGCCACATCGCCTTCGGCAGCCGCGTCGACCTGCTGTTCCCGCCCGGCGTCGGAATCGAGGACGTCGCCGTCGAACCCGGCGACTCGACGACGGCCGGCGAGACGGTCGTCCTCGAACCCGAGGAGGAGACGCTGCTGGAGGCCGGGTTCGAGGACGCCGAGCGCGAGTCCGACGACGACGTCGCGGTCGGCTCAGCGTAG
- a CDS encoding PAS domain-containing sensor histidine kinase — MDAGSPDEPADDAAPTRSAGSRLSLLETASVPSVQLTSAGRIGDATAAFASLTGYERSKLLGRRFAELLAGEVPALDVLEAGNRRTPLSTTCSLRTGAETVVDADLHLDPPDDNDPERRVTAIVDPKPSLARSSATQPELTYGRTFEALADAVPDGIIVLDSDSEIRYANPAVERILGHDPAELVGGSKVEIIPPRLRQTHLDALQRYLETGERNLNWTYVELPGQHSDGYEIPLGISLNDFVHDGDRYFVGLFRDISPRKEAEEMLTTKVAQLESVAYLSRYALENADDDELFRKASELVTAAFDAEYCAVLETETTDSGDERTAFRTRAAVGCEDAFLESEPVSTAESLAAAACADGEPVVVEDVAADDRFDASSLLPDGEYHSGLAVAVGPAADAWGVLAVYDDRAREFGDHDVDFLDSVATILATALERRRYERRLNEAVRDLEASNERLEQFAYAASHDLQEPLRMVSSYLELLEDRYGDRLDEDAEEFLAYAVDGAERMREMIDGLLAYSRIDSQGDPFEPVALEDVLDDVLTDLQVMIERHDAEITTEPLPTIQGDSSQLRQLFQNLLSNAIEYSGDEPPRIHVSAERDGDRWRLSVRDEGIGLDPEAADRIFQVFQRLHGTDEYDGTGIGLAICRRIVERHGGEIRVDSEPGDGATFTFTLPATEP, encoded by the coding sequence ATGGATGCCGGATCGCCTGACGAACCTGCCGACGACGCGGCGCCGACGCGGTCGGCCGGATCCCGCCTCTCGCTGCTCGAGACCGCGAGCGTGCCGAGCGTTCAGCTGACGTCGGCGGGGAGAATCGGCGACGCCACCGCTGCGTTCGCGTCGCTGACAGGCTACGAGCGGTCGAAGCTGCTCGGCCGGCGGTTCGCGGAGCTGCTGGCTGGAGAGGTTCCGGCGCTCGATGTGCTGGAAGCGGGCAATCGCCGGACGCCGCTGTCGACGACCTGCTCGCTGCGAACCGGGGCGGAGACCGTCGTCGACGCCGACCTTCACCTCGATCCGCCCGACGACAACGACCCGGAGCGACGAGTGACCGCGATCGTCGATCCGAAGCCGTCGCTCGCACGGAGCAGCGCGACCCAACCCGAGCTCACGTATGGACGGACGTTCGAGGCACTCGCTGACGCGGTGCCAGACGGGATCATCGTCCTCGACTCGGACAGCGAGATCCGGTACGCCAACCCCGCCGTCGAACGGATCCTCGGCCACGATCCCGCGGAGCTCGTCGGCGGGAGCAAGGTCGAGATCATTCCGCCGCGGCTCCGTCAGACTCACCTCGATGCCCTCCAGCGGTACCTCGAGACCGGGGAGCGGAACCTGAACTGGACCTACGTCGAGCTCCCGGGACAACACAGCGACGGCTACGAAATCCCCCTCGGGATCTCTCTCAACGACTTCGTTCACGACGGGGACCGGTACTTCGTCGGCCTCTTCCGGGATATCTCGCCGCGAAAGGAGGCCGAGGAGATGCTGACGACGAAGGTCGCCCAGCTGGAGTCGGTTGCCTACCTCAGTCGGTACGCCCTCGAGAACGCGGACGACGACGAGCTGTTCCGGAAGGCCAGCGAGCTGGTCACTGCGGCGTTCGACGCCGAGTACTGTGCCGTTCTCGAGACCGAGACGACCGACTCGGGCGACGAACGGACGGCCTTTCGGACCCGGGCCGCGGTCGGCTGCGAGGACGCGTTCCTCGAGAGCGAGCCGGTATCGACCGCGGAGTCGCTGGCCGCAGCCGCGTGCGCCGACGGCGAGCCGGTAGTCGTCGAGGACGTCGCGGCCGACGACCGCTTCGACGCCTCCTCGCTGCTTCCGGACGGCGAGTACCACAGCGGGCTCGCCGTCGCCGTCGGTCCGGCCGCGGACGCCTGGGGCGTCCTCGCGGTTTACGACGACCGCGCCCGCGAGTTCGGCGACCACGACGTCGACTTCCTCGACAGCGTCGCGACGATCCTGGCGACCGCCCTCGAGCGCAGACGCTACGAGCGCCGGCTCAACGAGGCGGTTCGGGACCTGGAGGCCTCGAACGAGCGCCTCGAGCAGTTCGCGTACGCGGCCTCCCACGACCTCCAGGAACCGTTGCGGATGGTCTCGAGCTACCTCGAGCTGCTCGAGGACCGGTACGGCGATCGGCTGGACGAGGACGCCGAGGAGTTCCTCGCGTACGCCGTCGACGGCGCCGAGCGGATGCGCGAGATGATCGACGGCCTGCTGGCGTACTCCCGGATCGACTCCCAGGGCGATCCCTTCGAACCGGTGGCGCTCGAGGACGTCCTCGACGACGTGCTGACGGATCTACAGGTGATGATCGAGCGCCACGACGCCGAGATCACGACGGAGCCGCTGCCGACGATCCAGGGTGATTCCAGCCAGCTCCGCCAGCTCTTCCAGAACCTGCTGTCGAACGCGATCGAGTACAGCGGGGACGAGCCCCCGCGGATCCACGTCAGTGCCGAACGCGACGGCGACCGGTGGCGGCTCTCGGTGCGCGACGAGGGGATCGGCCTCGACCCCGAGGCGGCCGACCGAATCTTTCAGGTGTTCCAGCGGCTCCACGGCACGGACGAGTACGACGGGACGGGGATCGGGCTCGCGATCTGTCGGCGAATCGTCGAGCGCCACGGCGGCGAGATCCGTGTCGACTCCGAACCCGGCGACGGAGCGACGTTCACGTTCACCCTTCCCGCGACCGAGCCGTAA